One genomic segment of Oleidesulfovibrio alaskensis DSM 16109 includes these proteins:
- the flgM gene encoding flagellar biosynthesis anti-sigma factor FlgM has product MQIKNLLNKLDPYQAKLEKADSKNTGDARRKSGDSSSGGDRVSLSNDARLRTEAYTGALSTPEIRHEKVAEIKDRIASGEYRIDSKDIARKLLRDETDFLA; this is encoded by the coding sequence ATGCAAATCAAGAACCTGCTTAACAAGCTGGATCCGTATCAGGCAAAGCTTGAAAAAGCGGACAGCAAAAATACCGGCGATGCACGCCGCAAAAGTGGTGATTCGTCTTCGGGCGGAGACCGTGTAAGCCTGTCCAATGATGCGCGGCTGCGCACCGAAGCGTACACGGGTGCTCTTTCCACGCCGGAAATACGGCACGAAAAGGTTGCCGAAATCAAAGACCGCATTGCGTCCGGCGAATACCGCATCGACTCCAAAGACATCGCGCGCAAACTGCTGCGTGACGAGACCGACTTTCTGGCCTGA
- a CDS encoding DVU0524 family FlgM-associated protein gives MTDTSFYVRNMLLQYDKQLVTARRLARYRHALRLAAGEEASAIPADVKRKMMVERIAREVVENLILSGSDNPVVRSIKEELEAQAGFPLIFKYPPTELEMQIFRDTPEGPVELNTGEKAELMERLWAITLDKVDDTML, from the coding sequence GTGACCGATACGTCGTTTTATGTCCGCAACATGCTGCTGCAGTACGACAAGCAGCTTGTAACCGCCCGCAGGCTGGCACGATACCGTCATGCCTTGCGATTGGCGGCAGGGGAGGAAGCCAGCGCCATCCCCGCAGACGTGAAACGGAAAATGATGGTGGAGCGCATAGCCCGAGAGGTGGTGGAGAACCTTATCCTTTCAGGCAGCGACAACCCCGTTGTCCGGAGCATCAAAGAAGAGCTGGAGGCGCAGGCGGGTTTTCCGCTGATATTCAAATATCCGCCCACCGAGCTTGAGATGCAGATTTTCCGCGATACCCCGGAGGGGCCCGTGGAACTGAACACAGGTGAAAAGGCAGAGCTCATGGAAAGGCTGTGGGCCATCACCTTGGACAAGGTGGACGACACCATGCTATAG
- a CDS encoding Maf family nucleotide pyrophosphatase has translation MNVDGPFTASCPVVLASGSPRRQEFLRAMGVPFSVDTAGASEPEPVEGEAAVAYARRAACAKTLPVARRHAAACVIGADTVVALDGVIMGKPAGHAHALSMLRALAGARHEVVSACCICLPGNAQEPVVLHAVTSVWMHRWDDAALKAYIATGEPADKAGAYGIQGIGAFLVSRIDGSWSNVVGLPLTELLTELQRRGLVVPSGAQTAEQDGHAPDVRD, from the coding sequence ATGAACGTTGACGGACCTTTTACGGCGTCCTGCCCCGTTGTACTGGCTTCGGGGTCGCCCAGACGGCAGGAGTTTCTGCGCGCCATGGGAGTGCCTTTTTCAGTGGATACGGCCGGTGCAAGCGAGCCGGAACCGGTTGAGGGTGAGGCCGCAGTGGCCTATGCGCGCCGTGCGGCATGCGCCAAAACCCTGCCGGTGGCCCGTCGCCACGCTGCGGCCTGTGTTATCGGGGCCGATACCGTGGTGGCACTGGATGGTGTCATAATGGGCAAACCTGCCGGCCATGCGCATGCGCTCTCCATGCTGCGGGCTCTGGCCGGTGCGCGGCACGAGGTGGTCAGCGCGTGCTGCATCTGCCTGCCCGGCAACGCGCAGGAACCCGTGGTGCTTCATGCGGTGACATCGGTCTGGATGCACAGGTGGGACGATGCCGCCCTGAAAGCCTATATCGCCACGGGAGAACCGGCGGACAAGGCAGGCGCCTACGGCATTCAGGGTATAGGGGCTTTTCTGGTTTCGCGCATTGACGGTTCGTGGAGCAATGTCGTGGGGCTGCCGCTGACAGAGCTGCTGACCGAACTGCAGCGTCGTGGATTGGTTGTTCCGTCGGGTGCGCAGACTGCGGAACAAGACGGACATGCCCCGGATGTGCGGGACTGA
- a CDS encoding phosphatidylglycerophosphatase A codes for MTEQRSFMDRTALFVARGLGAGLFPVAPGTCGTALGALLAPWLFLPLSFPARLVVVILVFMLGCWAADRAEHLLGRKDPGEVVIDEIFGLWLCLLPFAQVSTQGLVWAFVLFRIFDIAKPWPVRQAESWLPGGGGVMIDDGVAGLWAMVVFAAIHGV; via the coding sequence ATGACTGAGCAGCGTTCTTTTATGGACAGAACGGCCCTGTTTGTGGCCAGAGGTCTGGGAGCAGGGTTGTTTCCCGTGGCACCGGGAACATGCGGCACTGCGCTGGGGGCATTGCTGGCTCCCTGGCTGTTTCTGCCGCTGTCTTTTCCCGCGCGCCTTGTGGTGGTGATTCTTGTGTTTATGCTGGGCTGCTGGGCCGCCGACAGAGCGGAACACCTGTTGGGCCGCAAAGACCCCGGCGAGGTGGTTATCGATGAGATTTTCGGCTTGTGGCTTTGTCTGCTGCCTTTTGCGCAGGTGAGCACGCAGGGGCTTGTCTGGGCGTTTGTGCTGTTCCGCATTTTTGACATTGCCAAACCGTGGCCTGTGCGTCAGGCGGAATCGTGGCTGCCGGGCGGCGGCGGCGTGATGATTGACGACGGTGTGGCCGGTCTGTGGGCCATGGTTGTGTTTGCGGCCATACACGGCGTCTGA